The following are from one region of the Candidatus Trichorickettsia mobilis genome:
- a CDS encoding TIGR02281 family clan AA aspartic protease has product MIEKQIIKLFVILALGALLILFLFKIMPDRLPALSLTEGQIVPVVISIVIVLSGFYRYLNTHGIATFAKMLISWYIIFLLGIVGYAFRFELGEAKDRVLAVIIPSYSWNSNGEIIIARSSDGQFYTTTIINGTEIKFMVDTGASDIALTKKDAQALRFDLSKLRYTKTYATANGTSAAAPVRLRTLQVGPKLFENVEASVGKGDLDISLLGMSIISRFKTIKIDKDLLTLSY; this is encoded by the coding sequence ATGATTGAAAAACAAATAATTAAACTTTTCGTTATATTAGCTTTAGGCGCATTGTTAATATTATTTTTATTTAAAATAATGCCTGACCGCCTTCCAGCTCTTTCCTTGACTGAAGGTCAAATTGTTCCGGTAGTTATTAGTATAGTTATAGTACTTAGTGGTTTTTATCGTTATCTAAATACTCATGGAATCGCAACTTTTGCCAAAATGCTGATAAGTTGGTATATAATTTTTCTTTTAGGAATTGTTGGTTATGCTTTCAGATTTGAACTAGGCGAAGCAAAAGATCGAGTGTTGGCTGTAATAATACCATCATATAGCTGGAATAGTAATGGAGAAATTATTATAGCTCGCAGCAGTGATGGTCAATTTTATACTACCACCATAATTAATGGAACTGAAATTAAGTTTATGGTTGATACCGGTGCAAGTGATATTGCTTTAACTAAAAAAGATGCTCAAGCCTTAAGGTTTGACTTATCTAAGTTACGCTATACTAAAACTTATGCTACTGCTAATGGTACTAGTGCAGCTGCTCCAGTAAGATTACGAACTCTACAAGTTGGTCCCAAATTATTTGAAAATGTTGAAGCTAGTGTTGGGAAGGGTGATCTAGATATTTCACTACTTGGAATGTCTATAATCTCACGCTTTAAAACTATTAAAATTGATAAAGATTTACTGACCTTAAGTTATTAA
- a CDS encoding 3-hydroxyacyl-CoA dehydrogenase/enoyl-CoA hydratase family protein, with product MKNEITKICVIGAGAMGSGIAALIANSGRQVVLLDMAAPDPVNRNAILEQALTRIKNQKPPALTHSNKAQFITIGNLEDNLDLIKECDLVIEAIIENIASKQELYHKIIPYLNTNAVLASNTSTLLLSQLKTKLPHNIRTRFLILHFFNPPRYMELLELVTDSETNIDHINRTTNFIHNFLGKTIIKCNDTPGFIANRVGCFLLELVVRKAIINNLNPIIIDKLFSSLFKLPSTGIFGLYDLIGHDVMKLISTSLLANLPENDQYQNIYLPTIIIDKMAAAGLIGRKTGGGFYRLAVVNDKKIKEVINFSDLSYAQIAEANIEFSKIDELLGSNDVYGTFFNQVLAEFYTYIINLVPTVANSIHDIDLAMRLGYSWKYGPFELLFTQINNGVDWLLRQAKSMNLAISETQINQLAADYKHKISAHTSIFHNTNTIMVNESAQLIEYKHNLVFSINTKMNCLNNNVFNLLLAAIDYAEKNQQNLYLFSPTAHFSAGADLKFITDCVKNNNQNALSEFLLLGQQTMTRLKHSTINIISCAQGAALGGGCELLLHSDMIIAHTELNAGLVEVSVGLVPGWGGIKEMFLRSLGNKNKLINNIKNILTYNKSTSAEHFMEDYCISNYQIIMNKHMLLDHALTVKLPPKTANIESIIIPQINLSEELDISSYNSFQKQVLSELQHIVDLKVADENSLFLLERNIFLKFASVNIRIP from the coding sequence ATGAAAAACGAAATAACCAAAATATGCGTAATCGGCGCCGGCGCAATGGGTTCAGGTATCGCAGCTCTAATAGCCAATTCAGGACGGCAGGTAGTTTTACTAGATATGGCTGCACCAGATCCAGTAAATCGTAACGCCATATTAGAGCAAGCATTAACACGTATCAAAAATCAAAAACCCCCTGCTCTAACTCACTCTAACAAAGCTCAATTTATTACCATCGGCAATCTGGAAGATAATTTGGATTTAATCAAGGAGTGTGATTTAGTAATTGAAGCAATTATTGAAAATATAGCCAGTAAGCAGGAACTATATCATAAAATTATTCCTTATCTCAATACAAATGCAGTCTTAGCTTCAAACACTTCTACTTTATTGCTATCACAGTTAAAAACCAAGTTACCGCACAATATCAGAACACGGTTCCTAATCCTTCATTTCTTTAACCCGCCACGATATATGGAATTGCTGGAATTAGTTACAGATTCTGAAACCAACATTGATCATATTAACAGAACTACTAACTTTATCCATAATTTTCTGGGTAAAACGATTATCAAATGTAATGATACACCTGGTTTTATCGCTAACCGGGTTGGCTGTTTCTTATTAGAATTAGTGGTGCGTAAAGCAATCATCAATAATTTAAATCCAATTATTATCGATAAACTATTTTCTAGTTTATTCAAACTACCAAGTACCGGCATTTTTGGCTTATATGATTTAATCGGTCATGATGTAATGAAGCTGATATCAACATCTTTACTAGCTAATCTACCTGAGAATGATCAATATCAAAATATTTATTTGCCGACGATAATTATTGATAAAATGGCAGCAGCCGGATTAATCGGACGTAAAACAGGTGGTGGATTTTATCGTCTTGCAGTTGTAAATGATAAAAAGATTAAAGAAGTTATAAATTTTAGCGATTTATCCTATGCACAAATAGCAGAAGCTAATATCGAATTTTCAAAGATTGATGAACTGCTTGGCAGTAATGATGTTTATGGTACATTTTTTAATCAAGTATTGGCAGAATTTTATACATATATTATTAACTTAGTACCGACAGTAGCTAATAGTATCCATGACATTGATCTAGCAATGCGTTTAGGTTATAGTTGGAAGTATGGTCCGTTCGAGTTATTATTTACGCAAATAAATAATGGTGTAGATTGGTTGCTTAGACAAGCAAAATCAATGAATCTTGCGATCTCAGAGACTCAAATAAATCAATTAGCAGCTGACTATAAGCATAAAATTTCTGCTCACACTTCTATATTTCATAATACAAACACTATCATGGTGAATGAATCAGCGCAGCTGATAGAATATAAGCATAATTTGGTTTTTTCAATTAATACTAAAATGAATTGCTTAAATAATAATGTTTTTAATTTACTATTAGCGGCGATTGATTACGCTGAAAAGAACCAACAGAATCTTTATCTTTTTTCACCTACCGCTCATTTCTCAGCTGGGGCTGATTTAAAATTCATTACTGATTGTGTTAAAAACAATAATCAGAATGCTTTAAGTGAGTTTTTATTACTTGGTCAACAAACAATGACTAGACTTAAACATTCAACCATTAACATTATAAGTTGTGCACAAGGTGCTGCGCTTGGTGGTGGCTGTGAATTATTACTACATTCTGATATGATAATTGCTCATACTGAACTAAATGCCGGCCTGGTGGAAGTTAGTGTCGGTCTTGTCCCTGGCTGGGGAGGAATCAAAGAAATGTTCTTGCGAAGCCTTGGTAATAAAAATAAACTTATCAACAACATTAAAAATATTCTGACTTATAATAAATCTACCTCAGCTGAGCATTTTATGGAGGATTATTGCATCAGTAATTATCAAATAATTATGAATAAACATATGCTATTGGATCATGCTCTTACAGTTAAACTGCCGCCAAAAACCGCAAACATAGAATCTATAATTATTCCTCAAATAAACTTAAGTGAAGAATTAGACATATCTTCATATAATAGTTTTCAGAAACAAGTATTATCAGAACTACAGCATATAGTAGATTTAAAAGTCGCTGACGAGAATAGTTTGTTCTTACTCGAACGTAATATTTTTCTTAAATTTGCAAGTGTAAATATACGCATCCCATGA